AGACGACCAGTTTCGTGCACCCCCACTGGGTGCCCCAACTGGCCGACGCGGAGAAGCTGTTCCCCCTCGTGAACGGTCTCCCCGCACGCCTGCCGGTGCTCGTGCCGAACGAGCGCGGCCTCGACCGGGCGCTCTCGCTCGGCGCCCGTGAGATCGCCGTCTTCGCCTCCGCCACCGAGTCCTTCGCCAAGGCCAACCTCAACCGGACGGTCGACGAGGCGCTCGCCATGTTCGAGCCGGTCGTCGTCCGGGCCGTGGAGGCGGGCCTGAAGGTCCGCGGCTATCTGTCGATGTGCTTCGGCGACCCCTGGGAGGGCGCCGTCCCCGTCGAGCAGGTCGTCCGCGTCACCAGGGCGCTCGCCGACATGGGGTGCGACGAGCTCAGCCTCGGCGACACCATCGGCGTCGCCACCCCCGGGCACGTGGGGCGGCTCCTGCGGGAGCTGGACGAGGCCGGGGTGCCCACCTCCCGGCTCGCCGTGCACTTCCACGACACCTACGGGCAGGCGCTCGCCAACACGCTGGCCGCGCTGCGGCACGGCGTGACCACCGTGGACGCCTCCGCGGGCGGCCTCGGCGGCTGCCCCTACGCCAAGTCCGCCACGGGCAACCTCGCCACCGAGGACCTGGTGTGGATGCTCGACGGCCTCGGCATCGAGACCGGGGTCGACCTGGCCGCCCTCACCGCCACGAGCGTGTGGATGGCCGAACAACTGGGCCGGCCGAGCCCGTCCCGTACCGTCCGAGCCCTCTCCCACAAGGAGTGACGAACACCATGTCCCTCGACCACCGGCTCTCCGCAGAGCACGAGGAACTGCGCCGCACCGTCGAGCAGTTCGCCCACGACGTGGTGGCGCCGAAGATCGGCGACTACTACGAGCGGCACGAGTTCCCGTACGAGATCGTCGCCGAGATGGGCCGCATGGGCCTCTTCGGGCTGCCGTTCCCGGAGGAGTACGGCGGCATGGGCGGCGACTACCTCGCCCTCGGCATCGCCCTGGAGGAGCTGGCCCGGGTCGACTCCTCGGTGGCCATCACCCTGGAGGCGGGCGTCTCCCTCGGCGCCATGCCGCTGCACCTCTTCGGCACCGAGGAGCAGAAGCGGCAGTGGCTGCCGAAGCTCTGCGCCGGCGAGATGCTGGGCGCCTTCGGCCTCACCGAGCCGGGCGCGGGCTCGGACGCGGGCGGCACCCGCACCACCGCCGTGCGGGACGGCGACCACTGGGTCATCAACGGCTCGAAGTGCTTCATCACCAATTCCGGCACCGACATCACGGGGCTGGTGACGGTCACCGCGGTCACCGGCCGCAAGCCCGACGGCCGGCCGCTGATCTCCTCGATCATCGTCCCGTCCGGCACGCCCGGCTTCACCGTCGCCGCCCCGTACTCGAAGGTCGGCTGGAACGCCTCGGACACCCGCGAGCTCTCCTTCGACGACGTCCGCGTCCCGGTGGAGAACCTCCTCGGCGAGGAGGGCCGTGGCTACGCCCAGTTCCTGCGCATCCTCGACGAGGGCCGCGTCGCCATCGCCGCCCTCGCCACGGGCCTCGCCCAGGGCTGCGTCGACGAGTCGGTGAAGTACGCGAGGGAACGTCACGCCTTCGGCCGCCCGATCGGCGACAACCAGGCCATCCAGTTCAAGATCGCCGACATGGAGACGCGCGCCCACATGGCCCGCATCGGCTGGCGTGACGCCGCCTCCCGCCTGGTCATGGGCGAGCCCTTCAAGAAGGAGGCGGCCATCGCGAAGCTGTACTCCTCCACGGTCGCGGTCGACAACGCCCGCGAGGCCACCCAGATCCACGGCGGCTACGGCTTCATGAACGAGTACCCGGTGGCCCGCATGTGGCGCGACTCCAAGATCCTGGAGATCGGCGAGGGCACCAGCGAGGTCCAGCGCATGCTGATCGCCCGCGAACTGGGCTTCGCCGGCTGAGCCCCGCTCCCCCACGCCCGTCGCCCGCGCCCGCCGCGGGCGCGGGCGACGGCACGGGACGACAACGCGGGCCCTGGCGGAGGACCGTACTCCGCCAGGGCCCGCGCCGGTCTCGGGGCCGTGACCGTCAGGCGAACCGCGCGATCGGGTTCACCAGGTCGCCGACGAGCTGGAGGGCCGCCGACGGGTCCGCCAGGTCCACCATCTGCTTGTTGTTGCGCAGCTGGAGGCGGTTGAGGGCGGAGAGGGCGAAGGTCTCCGCGAACATGTCGTACTGCGCGAAGCGGTCGGCCAGCTCCGGCCTGGAGTCCTGGTAGGCCTTCACGGACTCCGCGACCGTCCGCCAGAAGACGTCCTCGTCGACCGTGCCCTCCGCCGCCAGGGTCGCGCCCAGGAAGCGGAAGAAGCAGTCGAAGACGTCCGTGAAGACGGACAGCAGCTTCATGGACTCCGGGACGTCGGCGCGGATCCGCTCCACCGCCGGCGGGAGGACCGCCTGCGGGTCCATCACGCAGATCTCCTCGGCGATGTCCTTGAAGATGGCCCGGTCGACCGCGCCGCGCTCGTCCAGGACCAGGATCACGTTCTCGCCGTGCGGCATGTAGACCAGGTCGTAGGCGTAGAAGCAGTGCAGGATCGGCAGCAGGTAGGCGTCGAGGTACTTCCGCAGCCACTCCTCGGGCGCCAGGCCCGAGTCCTTGATCAGGGCGCCCGCGAAGGACGCGCCCGCGTGGTCGACGTGCAGCAGCGAGGCCATGGTCGCCAGCCGCTCGCCCTCGGCGAGCCGCTCCACCGGGGACTCGCGCCAGAGCGCCGCCAGCATCTTGCGGTAGGGCGAGTAGCGGTCCGTCGCGGCCTCGTACTCCAGGTGCCGGTAGCCGGCCGCCGCCCGCTCGCGGATGATCGAGAACCGGGCCGCCCGCAGGACGGAGTCCGACTCGATGAGCTGCGCCAGCCAGTCGTTGATGGCCGGCGTGGCCTCCATGTACGCGGCCGAGAGGCCCCGCATGAAGCCCATGTTGAGGACCGACAGCGCGGTCTTCACGTAGTGCTTGGCCGGGTCGGCGGTGTTGAAGAAGGTACGGATGGACTGCTGCGCGAGATAGGCGTCGTCGCCCTCGCCCAGGTACACCAGGCGCTGCTGCGCCACCTCGGCGGCGAAGGTCACCGACAGCTTGTTCCACCACTGCCAGGGGTGGACCGGCATGAGGAGGTAGTCGGCGAGGTCCAGGCCGCGCTCGGCGAGGATGCCGGCGTACCGGTCCACGGCCGCGTCGCCCAGTTCCGCGCGGATGAAGGTCTCGTACTCGATGCCGGCGCCGGCGGTGAAGGCGGCCCGGTCGCGGCGGGCGGCCAGCCACACCAGGTGGATGGGGCTCGCGGCCTCGGGGGCGTAGGCGCGGTACTCGTCGACGCCGAAGCCGAGGCGGCCGTTGTTGGCGACGAAGCAGGGGTGGCCCTCGGTCATCCCCGTCTCGATGGCCTGGAAGTCGGCGCGGGCCAGTTCGGCGGCGGTGATCCGCGGCTTGGTCGCCTTGTAGGCGGTGCCGGCCAGGGTGGAGGAGATCTCCTCCAGGTAGACCGGCAGGATCTCGTCGCTCAGGCCCAGCGCGCCGCGCAGCTCGGTGACGAACTGGAGGGCGTCCAGGGGCAGCTGCTCGTCGCCGCGGTGGCGGCTGATCGACTCGGGGTAGACCTGCCAGTGGTCGAGGGCGAAGCGGTCCGCCGTGAAGCGGTACTCGGTGGCGCCGTCGTCGCTGAGCACCCGGTAGCGGGAGTCGCCCAGCTCCTGCGGGTTCAGCAGCCGCTCGTGGGCGAACTCGGCGAGGCCCTTGCGGATCAGCGCGCGGTTGGCGTCGGCCCAGCGCTCGGGGGTGAGGTGCGCGACGGGGTTCATATGAGGGCTCCGACGGCGGTCTCGAACTGGGCGCGGGTGCAGAAGCTCAGCAGGGCCGTCTTCTCCGGCTTCTGGATCTCGCGCTCGGGCACGAAGCCGACGGCCTCGTTGAGCGCGTGGACGGCCTTGTTGCGGACGTCGGGCTCGACGACCACGCGGGCGGTCGCCGGGTCGGCGAACAGCTCGGTCATCACGGCCGTGATGACCTTGCGGGTGAAGCCGTGCACGGGGGTGTCGGTGGGCGCCACGAGGAAGTGCATGCCGACGTCGCCGGGCTGCGCCTCGTACAGGCCGACCAGCTCCACCTGGGCGGGGTCGTACCGCTCCATGAGGAAGGCGGGCTCCCCGTCGACGAGGCCGATGAAGGCGTCGTGGTGCGGGTGGGCGGCGATCTCCATGTAGGCGCGCTCGACGTCCTGGAGCTCGGCGTCCTGCATCATCCAGAACGCGGCTTTGGGGTCGGTGACCCAGGGGTGGATCAGCTCCGCGTCCTGCAGCGGGTCGAGGGGTCGGATCTGGACGGTCATACGGCGAACTCCTGGAACGCGATGGTCTTCTCTACGGGGTAGTACTCGGACCCCAGCATCTCGCCGATGATGTAGGCGTTGCGATACGCCCCCATGCCCAGGTCGGGCGAGGTGATCGAGTGGGTGTGGACACCGGCGTTCTGGAGGAAGACCTGGCGGCCCGTGGTGTCGACCGCGTAGTTGCGGGCCACGTCGAAGCGGCCCTGGCCGTCGAAGCGCAGCCGGTCCCGCAGCGGCTCCAGGAAGGCGGGGACGGCGTACTTGTAGCCGGTCGCGAGGATCAGGCCCTCGGTCTCGATCTCGTAGTCCTTCTCCTGCTCCTCCTGGCGGAAGCCGAGGGTGTACGTGCCGTCGGCCTCGTCGTACGAGGCCGTGTGCAGCGCGGAGTTGGTGAGCAGCCGGGTGGGGACGGGGCCGGCGAAGTTCTTCTGGTAGAGCAGGTCGAAGATGGCGTCGATGAGGTCGCCGTTGATGCCCTTGAAGAGGCCCTTCTGCTGGGACTCCAGGCGGTAGCGGGTCTCCTCGGGGAGGCCGTGGAAGTAGTCCACGTACTCGGGGGAGGTCATCTCCAGGGTCAGCTTGGTGTACTCCAGCGGGAAGAAGCGCGGGGAGCGGGTCACCCAGTTGAGCTTGTAGCCGTGGACGTCGATCTCGGACAGGAGGTCGTGGTAGATCTCGGCGGCGGACTGGCCGCTGCCGACGATCGTGATCGACTTCTTGCGCTGGAGGGCTTCCTTGTTCTGCATGTAGCGCGAGTTGTGGATGAGGTCGCCGCCCAGCTCGCGGCAGGAGTCGGGGACGTGGGGCGGGGTGCCGGTGCCGAGGACGATCCGGCGGGCCCGGTAGGTCTCCCCGGCCTCGGTGGTGACGACGTACACCTCGCCGGCCTCGTCGTAGGCGACGGAGGAGACGGTGGTGGAGAAGCGGATCGAGCTGACCCGGCCGGCGGCCCAGCGGCAGTAGTCGTTGTACTCGGCGCGCAGCGGGTAGAAGTTCTCGCGGATGTAGAACGAGTACAGCCGGCCCTTCTCCTTCAGGTAGTTGAGGAAGGAGTACGGCGAGGTCGGGTCGGCGAGGGTCACCAGGTCCGACATGAACGGCGTCTGGAGGTGGGCGCCGTCGAGGAACATCCCGGAGTGCCACTCGAAGTCCGGCTTGGACTCCAGGAAGAGGCCGTTCAGCTCCTCGATGGGTTCGGTCAGGCAGGCGAGTCCGAGGTTGAACGGACCGAGCCCGATCCCGATGAAGTCGTGGATCTCAGCGATCTCAGGCGTGGACAAGGTTCTCTCCCAGGTACTGCTCGGCGTGGCCGGCGATCAGATCGAGGACGGCGGCGATGTCGGACACCGTGGTCTCGGGGTTGAGCAAGGTGAACTTGAGGTACTGGCGGCCGTCGACCTTGGTGCCGGCGACGACGGCCTCGCCGGAGGCGAAGAGCGCCTTGCGGGCGTAGAGGTTGGCCCGGTCGATCTCGGCGGGCGAGGTGACGGCCTCGGGGACGTAGCGGTAGACGAGGGTGGACAGCTGCGGCTCCACGACCACGTCGTAGCGGGGGTCGGCGGCGATCAGGTCGTGGCCGGCGGCGGCCAGGTCGCAGACCTCGTCGAAGAGTTCGCCGACGCCGTCGGCGCCCATGACGCGCAGGGTCA
The Streptomyces roseofulvus genome window above contains:
- a CDS encoding hydroxymethylglutaryl-CoA lyase, which translates into the protein MTLPMTVPDPSLPARVRIHEVGPRDGLQNEKTAVPTEVKAEFIRRLVDAGLSTVETTSFVHPHWVPQLADAEKLFPLVNGLPARLPVLVPNERGLDRALSLGAREIAVFASATESFAKANLNRTVDEALAMFEPVVVRAVEAGLKVRGYLSMCFGDPWEGAVPVEQVVRVTRALADMGCDELSLGDTIGVATPGHVGRLLRELDEAGVPTSRLAVHFHDTYGQALANTLAALRHGVTTVDASAGGLGGCPYAKSATGNLATEDLVWMLDGLGIETGVDLAALTATSVWMAEQLGRPSPSRTVRALSHKE
- a CDS encoding acyl-CoA dehydrogenase family protein, with the protein product MSLDHRLSAEHEELRRTVEQFAHDVVAPKIGDYYERHEFPYEIVAEMGRMGLFGLPFPEEYGGMGGDYLALGIALEELARVDSSVAITLEAGVSLGAMPLHLFGTEEQKRQWLPKLCAGEMLGAFGLTEPGAGSDAGGTRTTAVRDGDHWVINGSKCFITNSGTDITGLVTVTAVTGRKPDGRPLISSIIVPSGTPGFTVAAPYSKVGWNASDTRELSFDDVRVPVENLLGEEGRGYAQFLRILDEGRVAIAALATGLAQGCVDESVKYARERHAFGRPIGDNQAIQFKIADMETRAHMARIGWRDAASRLVMGEPFKKEAAIAKLYSSTVAVDNAREATQIHGGYGFMNEYPVARMWRDSKILEIGEGTSEVQRMLIARELGFAG
- a CDS encoding IucA/IucC family siderophore biosynthesis protein, which produces MNPVAHLTPERWADANRALIRKGLAEFAHERLLNPQELGDSRYRVLSDDGATEYRFTADRFALDHWQVYPESISRHRGDEQLPLDALQFVTELRGALGLSDEILPVYLEEISSTLAGTAYKATKPRITAAELARADFQAIETGMTEGHPCFVANNGRLGFGVDEYRAYAPEAASPIHLVWLAARRDRAAFTAGAGIEYETFIRAELGDAAVDRYAGILAERGLDLADYLLMPVHPWQWWNKLSVTFAAEVAQQRLVYLGEGDDAYLAQQSIRTFFNTADPAKHYVKTALSVLNMGFMRGLSAAYMEATPAINDWLAQLIESDSVLRAARFSIIRERAAAGYRHLEYEAATDRYSPYRKMLAALWRESPVERLAEGERLATMASLLHVDHAGASFAGALIKDSGLAPEEWLRKYLDAYLLPILHCFYAYDLVYMPHGENVILVLDERGAVDRAIFKDIAEEICVMDPQAVLPPAVERIRADVPESMKLLSVFTDVFDCFFRFLGATLAAEGTVDEDVFWRTVAESVKAYQDSRPELADRFAQYDMFAETFALSALNRLQLRNNKQMVDLADPSAALQLVGDLVNPIARFA
- a CDS encoding GNAT family N-acetyltransferase, which produces MTVQIRPLDPLQDAELIHPWVTDPKAAFWMMQDAELQDVERAYMEIAAHPHHDAFIGLVDGEPAFLMERYDPAQVELVGLYEAQPGDVGMHFLVAPTDTPVHGFTRKVITAVMTELFADPATARVVVEPDVRNKAVHALNEAVGFVPEREIQKPEKTALLSFCTRAQFETAVGALI
- a CDS encoding lysine N(6)-hydroxylase/L-ornithine N(5)-oxygenase family protein codes for the protein MSTPEIAEIHDFIGIGLGPFNLGLACLTEPIEELNGLFLESKPDFEWHSGMFLDGAHLQTPFMSDLVTLADPTSPYSFLNYLKEKGRLYSFYIRENFYPLRAEYNDYCRWAAGRVSSIRFSTTVSSVAYDEAGEVYVVTTEAGETYRARRIVLGTGTPPHVPDSCRELGGDLIHNSRYMQNKEALQRKKSITIVGSGQSAAEIYHDLLSEIDVHGYKLNWVTRSPRFFPLEYTKLTLEMTSPEYVDYFHGLPEETRYRLESQQKGLFKGINGDLIDAIFDLLYQKNFAGPVPTRLLTNSALHTASYDEADGTYTLGFRQEEQEKDYEIETEGLILATGYKYAVPAFLEPLRDRLRFDGQGRFDVARNYAVDTTGRQVFLQNAGVHTHSITSPDLGMGAYRNAYIIGEMLGSEYYPVEKTIAFQEFAV